The DNA window ACTTGTCAATATTTTTTAACCTAAACCCAGATAGATTAGCAGATGGCTtgtgttaaaacaaaaaggtaccAAAGTAGCTCAAGGAAACCTTTGCCAACACATGCAGACAAGAATTGCTGTATTTAAGAATAATAATGGATTCAAGATCAAATACATAACATAAACTACATTGAatcattattaaatatattctgATAAAGCCCAAGTTAACTTTGAACCAGTGCAAACAATAGATGAAACCCTGTAGTGAACTACGATCGTCTGCCTCATCAACAAGTGATGCCGCTATTAGCTGACCAATCACAGTCCAGCAGGGTGTTTAAGACGCGAGGGACTTTCCACATCCATTCACCTTACTGAAGAACCAGCCGGTGCTCCTTCCTCTTTTCTAACCATTTATCAGCCAGACGTGTGGTGCTTTCTCCACTTTGTTGCTTTGAACTTGAGACGTTGAGACAAACCTCCTTGAACCAGATGGCCGACTCTGCAGAAGATGCGCCCCTATCCGGAGGGAGCCTGGCGGGCAGTGAACAGGTCCTTGTAGCCTCCGCCGGTCCCGCCGGGTGAGTGCTTATCAGAACTTATATTAACTCATATTAACAGCTGTTCGCTCAGTGGTCCCAGAAAACTCACATCTGTGCACCACTAAATGAAGGTCCCCTTTGTAAAAGGTTATTGATTTGTTAACTTGTTTAAGTTGTGCCAATATCTTATGTTTTTGTTCCCTCAGTGGGATGATATCAAAAGAAAATGGTTTTGCATTTAATTAAGTTAGTCCTTGAAACAATAAAGGGATTcaattttatgtttttctttttttaatgagcaaAACAAATTTGTAAAGCACCTTTAGTTGCCTAACTTTGAATTTGAGGTCGGTCGCTTCACAGAAGTCGTCTGCCTAGTAACAGGTGATGTCGTCATAGGATTGGTTCGTAATGATCAACGGGAAAAATATCGGCCAATGTCTGACATTTCAATCTCAAAATGAATATGATCTATAAGTGTTACAAACTGTTTTGTTATGTGTGAcaaatatttgttatttgtgaAGCATATGGCGTGTCTTTACCCCCTCGCGTCAGTTACTGTTATGTTTTTAGTTTTAACACTtccaataaataatgaaaaacaatgtcCACTTAGATATGATGCCATTGTTTACATACTAACGTACAATAAGCTGCTGGGTTGAAGTTTCAGTTTTTCCCAAAAATATAACGTTCAAGTGACCCTCCTATGAGAAATTTAATGTATTGATAGGTGTTAAAtatcaattgtgtgtgtgtgtgtgtacttcctCATAACCCCAGGAAATGTCTCTGCCTGGCAACAAGCAAAGCTCATATTTCATTGGTTGATTAAAAGCAggcaattaaatatatatatgaacatgaaaattaaatacacccaaattacacatttgagtgcagtatacatatatatatatatatatacctataaTATATAGTACCTAGTAACTTTAACActgcaatctttttttaaatgtgtaatttgtgtgtgtaatgtgtttcATGTTCATGCCCCAGCAGCTCTATCCTcacgttttttctctctctcaggggcTCCAACCAGCGTGCCTTTAAGGTGGCCGCGTTGACCACCATCGCATGTCTGCTGCTGGCCAGCCAGGTCTTCACTGCCTTCATGGTGTTTGACCAGAAGCAGGAGATCCACACACTGCAGAAAGACTCTACCCGATTGGGCAAACAGCTGACCCGCGTATCCCAAGGTAAAGGAGGCATGAGACAGTGTGGTCTTAGCAGGAATGTGCCATGAATGAGTGAACAACGTTTgtcagacaggaggaggaggaggaggaggaggaggaggaggaggaggagcgagaggaggcTGAAGGAATAAGGAGGTGGCCAAGGAAGCGGAAGTTGATGTGAAACCTGGACAGAGAAATtaacattttcttctcttttgatcggtgtgtgtgtgtgtgtgtgtgtgtgtgtgggggggggggggggggcttcattatGTTTGTCTCAAGATTTCCAGCAGTATCACATGGAGTTCCAATACGTATCTACTATTCAACACATCTGGTGTTGCTGTGTTGAAAATCATCCTTTGGAGGATTGATTATGTGTCGCCTGCATTTAATTCTGTTTATTTCAAGTTCaagttatttatgtatttattcattctgtGCCACAATTATCTAGTGTATTAAAATTTTAGATCAAGTTTTTGTGCATGTGgttaataacaaaaacaacaaatcagttCATTAGCTTTCAGTAAAagaaattatattataaaaaaagttcttatttttttcacaatgaCATATTTTGTTtcctggaggaaggaggggggtcAGGGATCTATGTTAgttattaaatgtgtttgtttgtctattTACAGCTCCAGTGAGGATGCAGATGCCCATGAGGGATTTTCCTCTTCTGAAGGACTACACCTCCTCCAAGAAGCCCCTGGCTGTGGGTTTAAACGCCTCACATAGAACAGAATAAATCACCTTTTGGATTATGAATACTGAACGAAtgtatttcaaacaaacattATTTCAATCCTCTGTTTTCCCTCCCATCAGAAACTGCAGGACACTGTTGCCAGCCTGGAGACCCAGGTGAAGGACCTCGTGCAGGTGTGTCCTCGTGTCCTGTGTGTCCTCACCTTGCTATCCTTGTGTGGTCACTAAGTTCTGTGTTCTGTGTTCCGTGTTTTGACGCAGGACTCCCAGCTCCCGCAGTTCAACGAGACCTTCCTGGCCAACCTGGAGAACCTGAAGCAGCACATAAACGAGAGCGAGTGGACGGTAAAGCCTCCCCCGCGTTTACACGACTAAAGCACGGATCAGCAAGAATACTTTTTGCCTGAATTACTACATTTTGAACTCTGCAGAGCTTTGAGTCCTGGATGCGTTACTGGCTGATCTTCCAGATGGCCCAGAAGAAACCTCCCACCCCGGCACCCGAGTCAGGTTGCTGCAACGGCCTTTCCTTTACTTTTGAGTGTTTAGTGGATGTTGTCTTTAATATGTCAGTGGGgctgtattcatttatttgttcatgtGCAAGGGACAAGTACAGAGAAGCACTGATTGTTGCCAATTTACTGCTAGCTGATGCTAATATAGCTGATACAGTCCGTTGATAGATAGTAATCATTCAAACTCCTTCATTCAAATGTTACAGCTTAACATTTTTAACCTGGTTcatataatcatttttttttaaaacactgaaacaaacattcaaaacaaacgCTGAACATTTACACAAGTATACATAATTACTTTCTGTCATATTTAAACGTGCATTTTCGCCcttaaatccttcctacttaaAACTTTTGTGCGGTCACCTTTTCATTATTCAAACAAACCTCCTctactattcccccccccccccccccacccctcagctGCTGTCATCCAGACCAAATGCCAGTTGGAGGGAGAATCTGGAGCTACCAAGATCGGCTCCTTTAAGCCCCAGTGTGACGAGCAGGGCCGCTACAAGCCCATGCAGTGCTGGCACGCCACCGGCTTCTGCTGGTGTGTGGACCAGACTGGCAAAGCCATCGCGGGCACCAGCATTCGGGGCCACCCCGACTGTCAGAGAGGTGAGAACACAGATTACGCTGATTAAAGGACTTTTGATTGTCAGGAATGATGAACCTAATTGGTCCTCCCCCCCTCAGGTTATTCCAGCCGCAGGATGTTGGCCCCCATGCGGATTCAGAAGACCATCAGCGTTGACGGTGGGTGCCTCATGTTGGGTTTTTCAGTCTGATGCGGAACTGATGAAGGATTATTTTATTAcagttgaaatatatattttttaaaagaagaaaacccaaCAACTGAACACTCACTTGATTAACAAGTACCTTTACCCAGAATACACCTCGCACCAATTAGATGAATTTCTGAATCAGAGCTTGATAAGATAAGATAGATAGATTGGTCTACACGTCATCAcatgttgtgttctttttttttttttacagatgagTGAAACCAATAAAGCAGAGGTGTGCAGTTTCTTTTCGTCAAGCTCCACCAATGAGGGGAAAGAGGGTTTTAAGCTGAATGCAGACAGTTATTGTTTTGACTTTTGATCAGTTGAAGCAATTAAATGTCATTTCTAATTTCAACTATTCTGCTTGCTGCTTCATATATAGGGCTGGTACAGTGTATGGCTTTTActgtcttttacatttttaccttttCAGATTAGTCAAAGCTCAGAGCTGTTGACATTTTAATCGCCTTATTCATGTAATCACACATTTATCCCTGTACCACCATGTAGACATGGAGGTAGTTCAGTTTTTTAATAATTGGAGTtttaatgttattgtttgagaTCATTAAAGGCAAGTTGATGTTTATGGTGGATACAGCGTGAAAACATCACATTTGAAACATGTTAAGAGCCAGAATCTTCCCTGAAACAATGTCCATTGTAACTTTGAAAGCTTACAGGCCTCACTGAGCTGATTTCATTCCAATCATTTCCATCACAAAGGAATTCCAGTTTGACGTGAAGTAGTGAAATATTTCCAATGCTGTGTGTGCCACGAAACAAGGCTGTATAACACCGAATCAATTCTTTGTAATTTGTGGGAACTTATCCTCTGAAAAGGTTGTCAAAGTAAGAGCTACCAGCGTTTGAGTgcaataaaatgtttcaataaagTCTTTCTGATCACACCATCTGCACACtatttaaaatgtctctttattGACGCACAGATGCACCCAGTTTTACTTATTTGCTATTCGAGAAATGTAGCAATTATGGATTAAATCCTCCTGAATTCCTTTGATTTTTACTGCTTTGTACATGGATTTACAACCAGTTTAAGCACCGTGACAAGGAATAAAATGTAccatttgtcacggtttgggttcttgtcttgttttattttgtagttcaatgtctcttgtgatcctgggtaacttcacttcctgccttgtcctgtcttcccctgtgattgtctgttcaatcacctgcacctcccttgtgtatttaagccctgtgagtctcttgtcttgtgtgacGTCATTacgtctgtttgtgtttccaagtccaggtccctgttttttttgtctgttttgtttttcgcctccttccggtccttttttggttggagtgattttgatttcgagtttttgactattaaagtccttttatttttccaatactccgcgactgagtcctccctccttggccTCGCACCCTGCGTTCTGACACCATTCCATTATGAATTCATAGAATCAATCTACAAAACCAATGTTTGTTCTAAAGGAGATCCTGAAGCGAGGGAAGAAGAGGGGAAACCAGAGGAAGACTACAACCGAAATACACATCCACTGACTTGAATTAAAGACAGTTGATATTTGTATCTCATGGGTCCTGGACGTGGAACTGGATCTTAAGTACCCAGAAGTATTCAACAACACTCCACTGACCCCGGAAAAAAAGCTTGATTTGTCTAACAACCCTCCTCATAGGTTTTCCCTGTCTGGGCAACCTGTCCCGGGAGCTAAAGGTGGACAACAGCCGTCTTAATGAATGTGACACGTGTCTTCCAGAGGAACGCagtctgtgtgtctgcttttGAGGGCGCCCCCTGTGGATCTGCAGGGTGTAGCGACCCTCCTCTCTGCCTGTCATTTACGGGTTTATTGCCATACCTCGTTTATAATTGTTTGCGAATGGCATCTTTGTTTGTGCATACCACTTTCTAATAATGCATAATGGATTTTGGGGTTGCCAGGTTGTGAAGATCCCTAATTGATCAAAATCAATTAGTCAATAAGTTATTGCATACCCAATCGGGATGCATCTAAACGACCTGTCAATAGCCCTCACCACGTCAGCTCAATGCTAACATTACAAACTACAGACACTGGGACCGGGCGTCATACCAACCAAGAGTTGCAGACGCACACATGCgccaaaaaaaggcaacaaagcAAAGAGAGCATCGATAACGACACTCGGTTGGGGGGCCGCTGCATTCTCCGCTCGGCGCAGGACAAATAGTTGTTGGTCATATTTTGCTGTTTCCAAAATCAATAACTACTGTTTCCACAAGATTTCTTTCCCCACCACCTGGCACCTCATAAATAGCTCTAGAACATCATTTTATGAAGGGTGTCGTAGAAAGTCACAACCTTGTGAGTGACAAATACGAATTAATACAGGAACAATTTTCTAcacatatttcttttaatttcttcattgtttgaaatatctctgtatatttaaatgatataaATCTAACTGATTAACATTTCTATTACTAATATACAATTGTGATATCTTTCTGTTATTTTGACAACGCATGGTAGAAGGGTTTTCAGGCAATTGTTGCATAATTTGTTTCCATCACATCACATCTACATCAACCTGACCAGTGAAAGTAGATTCTGGCTCATTAATATTTCAGTGCAGTGTAATGAAATCCTTGTGATCCAGTGGCTGCGGGACACATACGTATGGGATGGCCACTGCGAACACGGAGGCACCTGTAAGTACCTCCTTTATCAACCGCATTGGTGTGTAAACATGGAAGGACAACAGTGGATTTAAGACGGCTATGTTTTCGACCAATTTCCATGTTTCTCCAGTTGTGTGAGGGAGGCGATAAGGTGAGAGTGGGAGTCGTCCTGGCTGCACGTCCAGGTAGAGGAACgaccacattttctttttaaaaggctgtaaattggctctgctgtgtgttttaaatgttgagtttttatgttttttgggTGAAGACTATGTGGTTATTGACGAGGAAGGATGTGGTGTGCACTGCAAATCGGCAAAGGACGAGGTAGAATCTTTGGATCCGCTTCAATCAACATGCAAAAATTTGCTCTCTTAAAACCTGTGCGATGTCATCTTAATGTTGAAATGCGTTTTTCAATCAGGAAGCAAAATCCTTCTCCTTTGACCAAGTTGTGACTCTTGACAACATACAGGTAAAAAAGTGCTTCTGACttataattcaaatgaaaaggaTTTAATCGGTGCCGTTCTCCACTACGTCTCCTTATGGCTTTACATCACCAACATTGTTGGAATGTCTGAATATAAATCTGCAGAGTTTCCACCCTGAGTTCCTGCAGCCTCTCACGGAGTCCATATCAGGTGGTTACAACGCAGCGCTGCTGATATGTGGAGCCTCTACAGAGGAGATTAACGCTCGGATTGACCAAACTATCATCAAACAGGTGGAGCTCAAAACAGAACTACTCTAATATATTTTAGTGATTTATCTAATTATGTCACCTCAAACTCTGCCTTAGCTCTTTGCAGATCTGTTCGGTCGCATGTTGTCACAAGGGGACGAGGACTGGTTCGTCTCGGTGTCGTTCGTTCAGGTTTGTCCTCCTACGGAGCATCACCATGAATCACAGTTGACACATTTTTGGTGCAGGATCTTACGACCGTTTGTCATTGTCAGTTTTACCCAGATGGCAATGCTGTGGATCTCCTGAACCCCAGCAGACAGCTGCTGGAACGTGTGGTACACCCAGTCCTTGGAAGGTGAGTGCAGCCGATCGCCATTAACACGTCACAATGCTACAAGCTCACACCCCACGTGTCCCAAGTATGGGACGTAGACCAAAAGGATTCGTCTTTGTCTATCTTCTCAGTCTGGTGGGAGGTTTGTGTGAGGTGTGCGTGTGCTCAGCAGAAGAAGCCTGTGCTGTGTATGAGACCTGCAGGGAGGCCGGGGAGGCCGATGCAGGCTCCACGTTAAACAGGTAAAGCACGGATCAAATACCCTGGTCATGCAGTCCGTTAATTCCATTACTTTGAATGGATTCATTACGACGGACGGATTCCCCAGAGCCGAGTGCCTTCATGAGTGAACCTCTCTCTGGTGTCTGCATGTCCATGGTGGTGCGTTTGCTTCCCTTAGATGCAGTTCCCTGTTCTCAGTGGCTGTTGAGAGGAAACTTCGTccaccggaggaggaggaggaggaggaggaggagatctgtCGCAGCAGACTGCAGCTGTTCAAACTGGCAGGAGGAGCCAGCAGGACCGACCTCAGAGGGTCAGCTATCTATTACACGCGCCAGAAGATCCGGAAATGATAATCCAATGTCCAGCTATAGCTTTAATCAGTATTCAGACTCActagagattttttttctggGGATTTTGAAACGTATCAGAAACAGGAAATTGAGGAGGGAATGATTTTAATTTGAACTGTCGCCTTGGTTACATCCTATTAagcgtttgttttttaaagtatgctctttaaaaagtacaaaagaaCACGAGGCCTTTTTGACATGTGACAGCAGAGAAAACACTGGTGTACATAAGCTTTGGGGTCCTGGTATTGTGCACGCTGGCTAGTCCATTATTACACCAGCATCATGTGACACATGAATAGAACAAGCACGCTCTTTCAGCAAGTTTACAACTACTCAAAATGTTTACATGTTTGCTGAccaaacattattattatcaaaattATACAGGATCATCCATCAAGGAAAGGCTTTATTCAGGTCTGATTTCATATACATTGTATTAAATTCATTTCTACTTTACTAATCAATTAAATGAGCTTGATTGGTGAGAGTGAAAAATACTCAAGTAATACCTTAGAAAACGTAGCACACTGTATACAATTGGTATGGAATGCCAGGAAAAGATAATGGTTCAGTTCAGTTTAAACCTCTGCTGTCCCATCTTTAATATACGTTTGTTGCAACACACACTTTGAGATCTTAGTACAGAATGCTCAGCCATAAGTCAAAGTAATATAGTGCTCAGCTTTATGAAACATTATCACATAATTCCACCACCCGTGTGGAGGCTAAACTGTATCAAGAGTATTCATCACgcgctaaccctaaccctaaccctaacgtTTGCAAGGGCCTGGTCTTCATCtgaacacccacacacaaagccCACAGTGTCTGAAGAACCCAGAGGCCTCTTGAAAAGACGGAACCATGACAACACGTCTCATCATTTTCTACCACAAACCCTGTGCAGAGTCAGCCCTCTGGTGAAGGCTGTGGAGCAAACGCAACGCGAAGCCACAGCAGGAGACAAGATCCTCCCGTTCCTCTTAAATGACGTCTTAAGAGGAAACAGCCGGACGGCCCTCATCTACTGCATCAACCCTCAGGGTGAGTTGTCCACTGGGCCCGgacccacaatcctttgatCGTAGAAATGACTCGTTTTCATTCATCAGGTCTCCTAGACGACGAGACCCCCTCCGCTCTAGCTTTGGCCCAGAAAGCAAGAAGTTTGGTAACCGTGGCCACTGTTTATCGCTGGTGTCCAAGGGCAACGGAGCGGAAGATCAGAGATGACATGGTGGACCAGAGAAACGCGATGATGTCGCAGGGGGAAAGTGACGTTCAGTACACCATGAGGCTAGCAGAGCTGACCCAAGACCTGCAGGTTATTCATTAAATAAACCTTTGAAGAAATAGAGCTCGCTCTCATGAGGTTAAAGCTGAAATACCATCTGCCATCTTTTCAAACAGGTTGTGAAAAATCAATCTtgggagaaaaggagggaagAGTCAAAGAAGATAAAAGGCAAAAGACAGGTTCCTAGCAAAATTCTCACACACTTCCACAGTTTAACAGAATGAGAATAGAATAAGTGCTTCCCTGACATTATGAGATGAGTAGCATGCTGTTGATTCGGCAGAGTTGCCGGACAAATAGAAACGTGCACAGCAGCGATGCCAGAGGAGGTACAGACACCATGAAACACTTACAAGCCCaactgaaaaaagaaatggaagaacATATCAGAGGTGATTTGCTGTGGTACATAATATGTTGGCATTGaagtacatttttttctgaGCATGTTCCTCACGTCCACAGAGGGTAAAGGGGATGTAGAGAAGGTGCAGGAGAGAGTAGGACGAATCCAGCAGCTGAGGGATGCTCTCAGagaggagacacagaagagTGGGCCTGCTACAGAGAAAGTGGACCTCTGCCAACAAGTAACGCTCTCTATGAATTAAATATGATATTGAATGCCTGTGTATCTGATTGGATAATGTGTTTACAAGGCTTTGTGGATACCCCATTAAACACATCAACAAGATGCATGTGTGcgatagacaaaaaaaaacagcgtgtGTGACTCACTAAGTCTCAGTTGGAATTCAGCAAAGCGCAGGAACAGAGGAGGCGACTTAAAGAGGACCACTGGAGATTAattcaggaggaggtggagacgaTGGAGAGAGACTTGGCACAGGAGCAGCTACCGGTGAGATAATGAGATCCGCTGTTAAACATTATTCACTTTGTGATCTATCTTCGCTGAGGATGCTGAGTCAGTTTGAATTTATTCCAGGCTGGATTTATGGTGGCCAGTGGAAAGCACTGCATTTGCAACCTAATTCTGTTGTTCCCCtgcattcttttattttgaatggttTCATCCATTCCTCTGCTAGACAGAAGGCCCCCAGAGGGAGCTGCTGGTGCTCACCAGAGAGAGGCGGGTCCTAGTGCTGCAGATAGAGGCCCTGCGCGCTGAGGCGCAGCAGGCTGAGCGAGACCTGCACGATCAATATAAAAACCACCAAGCGGAGCTGCGTTGTCACAGAGAGGAGGGCCTGGAGGTGAGAGAACCCTCTTTCCCCATTTCATTTAGTGTGATAGTGCCCTTTACCACTCGGTGTACAGATACTGCGTACGCTGTGATACTGCAGGTGTTCAGAGTGTTCCGTCAGGTAagcgaggagcagaggaggatgtCGGAGGGCAGATACAGGAGCGTGGTGCTGGAAGCTGTGCAGGATGCCGTCTACCTCTCTGCCCAGAACCAGGACCTGCAAGCTGACAACAAAAATCTCCGTAAAGGTCAGCGTACCTCTGGGTTTTAGAAAGAACCGCTTTTAACCTCTGAAGTCATTACATCTTTTTTCTCCCAGCATTCTGACTTACTGCGTCTGTCCTTTTGCAGCACTGGCAGCGCTGAAGGACACACTCACTGTGCGAGGGGATCCTACGGCTGGACTGGTACCCCAACAGTGAATGTATGACTGAAAGATGTTTATGCATCACTGTGCTAAATATAAATCATTACAGGATGCAtctggtttttacattttattggtTATCAACAGCACACTTAATATGGACGTTCTTGGCAATTTCATTAGCAGCAGGCGTCAagatctcatatatatatatatatttctgatttatttgtatttacttgCATCAGTGAGAGGAAATTGggaattcaatttaaaaattgTTGAATCACCGAAGCAGAGCTCAGCTGACAAATGTTCCCACATAATATGCAAATATGGCCCGAGTTCAGAAGGTCGGCAGAtatagtataaaaaaaaacaaatcacatctggaaaactacaaaacaaatgaGTACATTCTGCAATGAGTTCAATGGACCCTGTGATTCTGCGATTAACTATCTGTAGTACATGAAAGCCGCCAATCCAATCATAGACACCggaaggaggaagaaaggcGTGAGCTGCAGCCCCAAAACGGCCCAAGACAACAGAGCGTTGACCAGCATGGAGCAGGAAATGACGAACAGCCTGGTGATCCCGCTGCCGTGCTTGAGCACCACGGACATCAGAAGGCCGTTAGCTGCCTGGCCGGCTATAATGGCCCACACCACCCCAGAGTATCCCTCCAGGAAGCCCTTTTCCCCTGCtacaaaggaggaggagacgccgtTGATCGCCACACCAAACCCATAGAGGTAGAGATTCTGCAAGCTGAGGGGCAGTTTCTGGCTCTTCAGAACCCTCTCAGTGTAAACCGCCGCGAGCCCCGAAACACAGCAGTACACCAGCACAAGGAGGAGCCCCCACGCTGTGATGTGAAGCCCGGGGCCGTCCTCGGCTGAGGCCCTCTCGGAGTCCCCTGGATCCAGGCTGCTGTAGCTGTGACACACCCCTGCACTCAGgaggagccccacagccaacCACTGAGAAGGCCGCAGCCTCTTGCCCAAGCAGAGGGAGTACAGCAGCGCCGTGGAGGCAATTTTCAGGTTGGAGAGGACCTGGTACGAGCTTGGGTCCATGTAAGCCTGCATGACAACTACCAGGTTGTTGTTGAGGGCGTAGAGTACGGCAGGGACCGCATAGGGGGCTACGCAGGCCAGAGGTGGAGCAGCATGTAAGGCGGATGTTCCTCCAGTGGAAACCAGAGTCACCAGAGAGATCAGGAGTTTGAATAGCTCGATCATTACGACACATGATGAGGCACTGAAAGGGACCCGGCCGTCCACCTTGGTGAGAGTGATGAGTGGCGCATGGGAGCCATAGACAAGGACCATCAGCCCCAAGAGGAGCCCCCACACACTCCTTTTCAACACCGGCCTCCTAATCCTAGCTGGGGAACTGGGCCCCACATTCTGGATCACAATCATCCTCAATGATTCAAAATACAGTTTCTGACAATCTTATTACTTGTTACagtgcaaaagaaagaaaataaaaattgcTTTTggcaatcaaaaaaaaaaaagaacgaatCTTCACTATTTAAATACCTATTTAAAATGCTTGTGCATTTAACATTGATTATGGATTTTGAacaataagtgtgtgtgagacagtcgcAGGAAAAATCGAACAtgctcaaacacctgctgcaggTAGGAGGCACGTTTGGAAACCTGATGGACCAAACACTAAAACCTTGTAGGAGCAAAGTCTTCCATTAGCTGTTAACATCAAATACGCAAGCACAACTGAAACAGCTGTATTTAACTGAACCTGGaagaaaatcaaatcaaaagaaaaacatcagccTTGTTGAAATTCCAGTTCTTTCATTGTATCCGTGGTCCAGTCTACGCAGACATCTTGAAGGCTGTTGGGCCCACACAGCTCCTGTAACAGGATTTCTATCCTGCCCGTTAAGTCACTGACGAGACCAGCAAGTCAGCCCAAATTACCTCGGCCCTTTTTTAAAGCCGTTCATATATTGCTTCACGGTCCTTTCGATGTCGGGCACTTGGTAGTTCTGTGCCGCGTAAATGCCGGTGATCGTTCCCAGCAGCACTCCCAGGAAAGCAGAGGAGCGAAGCTTGGCCACCACGTAGCCGGCCAGAAAGCCCTTCAGAAATGGAGATCCCAACACCGAGCTCCCCTTCAACATGCGGAGAAGGGCAGAGCAATTTCAAGCACAGTCCCAGCAAAGACAGGAGGACAACCAGCTCGGTGAATAAAGTCAAGGTTATGTACTGCACGAATAAGTGAGCATAGCTATAACAATCAAAACATCAAATAGTTgatttaacaacacaaaaagagtcaaaaaggacaaatctttTCCTCCTTATTTCTATTCCTATACATTACACGGTTGGTTGAAGATAACAGTTGAAACTTATTTCACAATAGGCTGGTCGATGATCAGAGGCCTCTTAAGAGACTTACCTGAGGAATTCCCAGTGAGACCTCGCTCTCCACTCGCCTCTGgatctcctccagctggtgTTTGAGCTGCGTCAGGTCCTTTAACCTTTTCAGAGGATCCTGCAACAAAAGCAATGGCTCACTTTTAAAATGAGGAAAGCTGTGTACCTGAACGATAGCTAGCTTTACAGTACAAAATAGCCTCAAGTTACAGTTACTGACAGACTTGCCCCTAAAGAGCTTCTGAAAATAAACGgcactttatgtcgaagttcgCTGGTTATGACGTTAATGGCAACATAACGTCAACATAACCGGCTCAAAAGGTCAATCAAGTTGAGTTAGAC is part of the Pungitius pungitius chromosome 2, fPunPun2.1, whole genome shotgun sequence genome and encodes:
- the cd74a gene encoding CD74 molecule, major histocompatibility complex, class II invariant chain a, whose protein sequence is MADSAEDAPLSGGSLAGSEQVLVASAGPAGGSNQRAFKVAALTTIACLLLASQVFTAFMVFDQKQEIHTLQKDSTRLGKQLTRVSQAPVRMQMPMRDFPLLKDYTSSKKPLAKLQDTVASLETQVKDLVQDSQLPQFNETFLANLENLKQHINESEWTSFESWMRYWLIFQMAQKKPPTPAPESAAVIQTKCQLEGESGATKIGSFKPQCDEQGRYKPMQCWHATGFCWCVDQTGKAIAGTSIRGHPDCQRGYSSRRMLAPMRIQKTISVDDE
- the si:dkey-201i24.3 gene encoding uncharacterized protein si:dkey-201i24.3 — its product is MVDQRNAMMSQGESDVQYTMRLAELTQDLQVVKNQSWEKRREESKKIKGKRQSCRTNRNVHSSDARGGTDTMKHLQAQLKKEMEEHIREGKGDVEKVQERVGRIQQLRDALREETQKSGPATEKVDLCQQSQLEFSKAQEQRRRLKEDHWRLIQEEVETMERDLAQEQLPTEGPQRELLVLTRERRVLVLQIEALRAEAQQAERDLHDQYKNHQAELRCHREEGLEVFRVFRQVSEEQRRMSEGRYRSVVLEAVQDAVYLSAQNQDLQADNKNLRKALAALKDTLTVRGDPTAGLVPQQ
- the slc35a4 gene encoding probable UDP-sugar transporter protein SLC35A4 — protein: MIVIQNVGPSSPARIRRPVLKRSVWGLLLGLMVLVYGSHAPLITLTKVDGRVPFSASSCVVMIELFKLLISLVTLVSTGGTSALHAAPPLACVAPYAVPAVLYALNNNLVVVMQAYMDPSSYQVLSNLKIASTALLYSLCLGKRLRPSQWLAVGLLLSAGVCHSYSSLDPGDSERASAEDGPGLHITAWGLLLVLVYCCVSGLAAVYTERVLKSQKLPLSLQNLYLYGFGVAINGVSSSFVAGEKGFLEGYSGVVWAIIAGQAANGLLMSVVLKHGSGITRLFVISCSMLVNALLSWAVLGLQLTPFFLLPVSMIGLAAFMYYR
- the LOC119210617 gene encoding SLC35A4 upstream open reading frame protein; translated protein: MADDKDPLKRLKDLTQLKHQLEEIQRRVESEVSLGIPQGSSVLGSPFLKGFLAGYVVAKLRSSAFLGVLLGTITGIYAAQNYQVPDIERTVKQYMNGFKKGPR